Part of the Jatrophihabitans sp. GAS493 genome, GCCCATGGCGCACACCGCGGTGGAGATCGCCCAGCACACCTCCGGGGAGCGCGCTGTTGAGAAACTGCGACCGGTAGTACGCCGCAACGGCCCGACGCAGCGGCAGCGGCGAACCCAGCGCGGTGGCAATCACCCGCCACCGCCAGGCCGAGGCGAGCGTCGTCACGGCCGTGACGGCGACGGCAGCGAGCAGCGCGCCGCCGCTGAGCGCGCTCAGGCCGTCGAGAAAGGGGCCCCTCCCGATCCGCCAGCCGAGGCCCACGAGGATGGCGGCGCCGATGACCGGACGCCACCAGGTAGATCTTGCGGCGGCTCTGGGATCCATCGCGCTCAGCCTCCCTAACGCTGTCCTACAGACATACGACCACGCGAGCGAACCGGTTCAACCGGGTGCGAGCCGATCTCGGTGAGTACCTGTGCCATCACGGCGGCGGTCTCCTCCCAGCGGGCCAGCGTCGGGCGCACCTGCCGGGCCAGCCCGCGCAGCGAAGCGCGCAACCGGCCGTCGCTCAGCCAGCGCCGCAGCGCCGCGCTGAGGGCTGCCGGGTCCTGCGCCGGTACGAGCAGCCCCGGCCGGCCACCGGCCCGGGTCAGCCCCATCGCCTCGGGGATTCCACCAACGGATGAGGCGATCACCGGGATGCCCCGGGCCAGCGCCTCGCTGATCACCATGCCGTAGGCCTCGAACCTCGACGCGACGACGAGCACGTCTGCGCGGTCATAGAGCCGATCCAGCTCGGCGCCCACCCTCGGGCCGAGAAGGCTCAGCCGATCTTCGATCCCACTCGCAGCACTCTGCGCCATCAGTTTCCGGACGAAGTCCGGTTCGCAGTCCAGCATCCCGACGCAGTCACACCGCCAGTGTTGGTCCGGCAGCTGCGACAACGCAGTGAGCAGCACGTCCTGCCCCTTGTGCGCGGCGACCGTACCCACGCAGAGCAGCCGGCTTCCGTCGCGACTGCCCGGCGCGAGCCCAGCTGCATCGACACCGGGCGGTACCACGAAGACTCGTCTCGGGCCGAGCGGGTAGAGCTCGAGAAGGCGGTCACGGGTCCAGCGGCTGGTCGTCACCACGGCGTGGGTAGCCGCCAACGCGGCGCCCTCGCCCCGGCGAGCGGCGGGGAGATGGCCAGCCGGTGAAGCGAGGCCGAGTGGCATATGCATCATG contains:
- a CDS encoding glycosyltransferase family 4 protein; its protein translation is MTSVELVVVDGIDDPARPTGGNVYHRRLRDGLVAAGWDVRLHALAGNWPVPEPAAMAELRSILAAMPDGAAILIDGLIASAVPALLQPHARRLRIVVMMHMPLGLASPAGHLPAARRGEGAALAATHAVVTTSRWTRDRLLELYPLGPRRVFVVPPGVDAAGLAPGSRDGSRLLCVGTVAAHKGQDVLLTALSQLPDQHWRCDCVGMLDCEPDFVRKLMAQSAASGIEDRLSLLGPRVGAELDRLYDRADVLVVASRFEAYGMVISEALARGIPVIASSVGGIPEAMGLTRAGGRPGLLVPAQDPAALSAALRRWLSDGRLRASLRGLARQVRPTLARWEETAAVMAQVLTEIGSHPVEPVRSRGRMSVGQR